Proteins encoded together in one Porites lutea chromosome 2, jaPorLute2.1, whole genome shotgun sequence window:
- the LOC140927993 gene encoding uncharacterized protein — protein sequence MFKDKDGTLKEPTWKQIEPRALELGDSRLHRKVQGEDLFAREAQFHPSCRNSFNLKYANYLRDTARATKFEQSESDQDRKASAHLKAFTAVLDFLQDCVIGQKKVVLLSSLRLLYIQELEKNGFANPEYRGEKLKARLENHEIHERIAFVNVNPGDKGCITYNLVYSATMSVAEAVAFAYKLGSKDKYEDVALLLRSSIQQAFKDSEPLPWPPSADDLEVKSSDELLPSDLLKFLNYVISGYADVERCEKTRRIVLSIGQDICRAVTRGEWKLSKHILLCTTVRHLYRSKQLTTILSRLGHCETYDFGLEIETALAKALDEVSTTLTPQIVTGEGNEVFHLEWDNLNKITTNIHGSNVVNSTGGIMIQEVKPGFAVSNKERTLPIYKRNTTRSLNVDAPETLAPLHIYNRVGPKFPEGAAFTPPAINIGVFSKCVQEYQIWSLARVVGSSGEKQLVPGFGGFISATGVKPNRKSTIDYFTPINEPFTEFSVIKELLRRSEEATNEVGQAYVLNTFDLGGCMKALPLIWKFPEQYKKHVVIPGPFHTGMNYLGMVTGNKCKGSGYSEILLEAELVTTGCLNSVLKGKAYAKALFCLKTVSEAMQRLLFERFAEEEDVEANSPVPLLNLVQNCNRENLDLVSEDPATLTILEKYTTYEDRVRNGHLGKTATFWMSVIEHARLIFMLQYAVKTNNFHLFHKCNGDMADLFFAYDGPNYSRYLVWLDMFLTNIDKSHPGAKELLMKGGIAVARSLIPGALSAVDKTMEETFMKFSKSAGGFVGLFSMFGAYQRWCRTTSTRAQYFEKMLDMCGLIDDSDCPKAGKHRELERAEIKKSEDAVQRTMSAVRNFTNPFSIPDKDHLYSLASGAPVSVEVEIDVLRAEALGKEAKKAFIQDRFVNGSPETHFFEPISKQKLKTMEDSSKTVKLTASQGKVIQYREQSDLAFMLLIKSQCLDEPIDIGELMSYSLTPVPHSLGTPDGFFNKTNKAAMLHYLIDDTPEEVVVPANSMYIQDGNALFHALKNLPPTFGEICLKVLDQMVAKTNFVFSTDSYHPDSIKSQERLRRGFSQRYIVDGQATRKPVDFKLFLANEDNKLQLCQLLLRVWGSKAAASRLEKCGSAVAVVEGKAYQLETIEGDVMMREIEELKSNQEETDTRVVLYLNYAVKLGYKSAVVRTPDSDIFFILLHYAHSIPITIYLDTGSGKHRQVINISELAESKGAEYCTALLGLYVFTGEDVTSAFKGKGKVGPLKKLQKNPRYHDTFR from the exons ATGTTCAAGGACAAAGACGGAACTCTAAAGGAGCCTACTTGGAAACAGATTGAGCCTCGAGCTCTCGAACTAGGTGACAGTCGTCTTCATCGCAAAGTGCAAGGCGAAGATCTGTTTGCAAGAGAAGCCCAGTTTCACCCCTCCTGTCGCAATTCATTTAATCTCAAGTATGCTAACTACCTGCGTGATACAGCCAGAGCCACAAAGTTCGAGCAAAGTGAATCGGATCAGGATCGGAAAGCATCTGCACATCTTAAGGCGTTCACAGCTGTGCTTGATTTTCTTCAAGACTGTGTTATAGGGCAGAAAAAGGTTGTGTTGCTTTCATCCCTACGTCTTCTCTACATCCAGGAGTTGGAGAAAAATGGGTTTGCTAATCCAGAGTACAGGGGGGAGAAGCTGAAAGCACGGCTTGAAAACCATGAGATTCATGAACGGATCGCTTTTGTAAATGTCAACCCAGGTGACAAAGGTTGTATCACCTATAACCTGGTCTACAGTGCTACCATGTCCGTTGCTGAAGCAGTAGCCTTTGCATACAAGTTGGGGTCAAAAGACAAGTATGAGGATGTCGCTCTGCTCCTTCGCAGCTCCATCCAGCAGGCCTTTAAAGATTCAGAACCACTTCCCTGGCCTCCTTCAGCCGACGATCTTGAAGTCAAGTCATCTGACGAGCTTCTCCCGTCTGACCTTCTGAAGTTCCTGAACTATGTCATATCTGGTTATGCAGATGTGGAGAGGTGTGAAAAAACTAGACGCATTGTCCTCTCTATTGGTCAG GATATCTGCCGTGCTGTAACAAGAGGAGAGTGGAAGTTGTCAAAACACATCCTACTCTGTACCACTGTGCGACACCTATATCGAAGTAAACAACTTACCACCATACTCAGTAGGCTGGGTCACTGTGAAACTTACGACTTTGGCTTGGAAATTGAAACGGCACTGGCTAAGGCCCTAGATGAGGTTTCCACTACCCTGACTCCCCAGATCGTGACCGGTGAGGGCAATGAAGTGTTTCATCTTGAGTGGGACAACTTGAacaaaataacgacaaacatcCACGGATCAAATGTGGTGAATAGTACCGGTGGGATCATGATACAAGAGGTTAAACCTGGGTTTGCTGTCAGCAACAAAGAACGGACACTCCCTATCTACAAACGGAACACGACACGATCCCTAAACGTTGATGCACCCGAGACCCTAGCTCCTCTGCACATCTATAATCGAGTCGGACCCAAATTTCCTGAGGGAGCTGCGTTCACTCCACCGGCCATTAACATTGGAGTGTTCTCAAAGTGTGTCCAAGAGTATCAGATCTGGTCACTTGCACGAGTGGTGGGGAGTAGTGGAGAGAAACAACTTGTCCCTGGCTTTGGTGGCTTCATCTCAGCAACTGGTGTCAAGCCTAACCGCAAGTCAACTATTGATTACTTCACCCCCATCAACGAGCCCTTTACAGAGTTTTCAGTCATCAAGGAGTTACTGAGGAGGTCAGAAGAAGCCACCAATGAAGTTGGCCAGGCGTATGTACTGAACACCTTTGATCTTGGTGGCTGCATGAAAGCCCTTCCCCTAATCTGGAAATTCCCAGAGCAGTACAAGAAGCATGTTGTTATTCCAGGGCCGTTCCACACAGGAATGAATTATTTAGGCATGGTGACAGGAAACAAATGCAAGGGCTCGGGTTACTCTGAGATCTTACTTGAGGCCGAGCTTGTCACCACTGGTTGCTTGAATAGCGTGCTGAAGGGGAAAGCATATGCAAAAGCCCTGTTCTGCCTGAAAACAGTTAGTGAAGCCATGCAGCGGTTATTGTTTGAGAGATTTGCTGAAGAGGAAGATGTGGAGGCTAACAGCCCCGTGCCATTGCTTAATTTAGTACAGAATTGTAACCGCGAAAATCTTGACCTCGTATCAGAGGATCCTGCTACGCTCACAATTCTGGAGAAGTATACCACTTATGAAGACCGAGTGCGCAACGGCCACCTTGGAAAGACAGCCACATTCTGGATGAGTGTCATTGAGCATGCACGACTCATATTTATGCTGCAGTATGCTGTAAAGACAAACAACTTTCACCTTTTCCACAAGTGCAACGGGGATATGGCTGACCTCTTTTTCGCATATGATGGGCCCAACTACTCAAG GTACTTGGTGTGGCTTGACATGTTCTTGACAAATATTGACAAATCCCATCCAGGAGCCAAGGAACTGCTTATGAAGGGTGGCATCGCAGTAGCGCGGTCACTGATACCCGGTGCTCTCAGCGCAGTTGACAAGACAATGGAGGAAACATTCATGAAGTTCTCAAAATCCGCAG GTGGCTTTGTAGGTCTCTTTTCCATGTTCGGGGCATACCAGAGGTGGTGCCGTACAACCTCAACTCGGGCTCAGTACTTTGAGAAGATGCTCGACATGTGTGGCCTAATCGATGATTCGGACTGTCCAAAGGCAGGAAAACACCGTGAGCTCGAGAGAGCTGAGATTAAGAAGTCAGAAGATGCAGTGCAGCGTACAATGTCTGCTGTACGGAACTTCACCAATCCTTTTTCAATACCGGACAAAGACCACCTTTACAGCTTGGCGTCCGGTGCTCCTGTTTCCGTAGAAGTAGAGATTGATGTACTACGTGCAGAGGCACTTGGtaaagaagccaagaaagcGTTTATTCAAGATCGTTTCGTAAATGGCTCGCCCGAGACACATTTCTTTGAACCAATCAGCAAACAGAAGCTAAAAACAATGGAGGACTCGAGCAAGACAGTCAAACTCACTGCCTCACAGGGAAAG GTCATTCAGTACCGTGAGCAAAGTGATCTTGCCTTCATGCTATTAATCAAGTCCCAGTGCCTCGATGAGCCCATTGACATAGGCGAGCTTATGAGTTACTCGCTAACACCTGTACCTCACAGCCTTGGAACACCAGACggttttttcaacaaaacaaacaaggccGCGATGCTGCATTATCTGATTGACGATACACCTGAAGAAGTGGTTGTACCAGCGAATAGCATGTATATCCAAGATGGAAACGCTCTTTTCCATGCCCTGAAAAACCTGCCTCCAACGTTTGGTGAGATATGCCTCAAGGTTCTTGACCAGATGGTAGCCAAGACGAATTTTGTCTTTTCCACTGACTCCTACCATCCCGACTCAATCAAATCACAAGAACGACTTCGTCGTGGTTTCTCCCAGCGCTATATCGTTGATGGGCAGGCGACAAGGAAACCTGTTGACTTCAAGCTGTTCCTTGCAAACGAAGACAATAAACTGCAGCTCTGCCAGCTCCTACTACGAGTGTGGGGAAGCAAGGCAGCGGCCTCTCGACTTGAGAAATGTGGATCTGCCGTGGCAGTTGTGGAAGGCAAGGCGTACCAGCTGGAAACTATCGAAGGCGAT GTGATGATGCGTGAGATTGAAGAGCTTAAATCGAATCAGGAGGAGACAGACACAAGAGTTGTGCTTTACCTAAATTATGCTGTGAAACTTGGATACAAATCGGCAGTGGTGAGAACACCTGACTCGGATATTTTCTTTATCCTTCTTCACTACGCACATTCCATCCCAATCACCATATATCTAGATACTGGATCTGGAAAGCATCGACAAGTTATCAATATCAGTGAGCTGGCTGAATCTAAAGGAGCTGAATACTGCACCGCGCTGCTTGGTTTGTACGTATTCACCGGCGAAGATGTTACAAGTGCGTTCAAGGGCAAGGGTAAAGTCGGACCCctaaaaaagttgcaaaaaaaccCTAGGTACCATGACACGTTCAGGTAA